A stretch of Ipomoea triloba cultivar NCNSP0323 chromosome 11, ASM357664v1 DNA encodes these proteins:
- the LOC115996214 gene encoding ATP-dependent Clp protease proteolytic subunit 2, mitochondrial-like isoform X1: protein MRCLITRKLWNGLSAAASLRAPPLCGQIQARYSSRRWYGLVPMVIEHSSRGERAYDIFSRLLKERIICINGPINDDTSHVVVAQLLFLESENPSKPIHMYLNSPGGAVTAGLAIYDTMQYIRSPINTICLGQAASMASLLLAAGAKGERRSLLLLAAGAKGERRSLPNATIMIHQPSGGYSGQAKDMTIHTKQIVRVWDALNELYSKHTGQSVDIIQKNMDRDYFMTPEEAKEFGIIDEVIDQRPLSLVTDAVAQEDKDKSSN, encoded by the exons ATGCGCTGCCTCATTACGCGCAAGCTCTGGAATGGGCTCTCTGCCGCCGCCTCTCTGAGAGCTCCACCGCTTTGCGGCCAAATTCAGGCGCGTTACAGTTCTCGGCGGTGGTATGGACTGGTTCCGATGGTAATAGAGCACTCCTCTCGAGGGGAGAGAGCCTACGACATATTCTCGAGGCTTCTCAAGGAGCGCATAATCTGCATCAATGGCCCCATCAATGACGACACGTCCCACGTCGTTGTCGCTCAGCTCCTCTTTCTCGAGTCTGAGAACCCCTCCAAGCCCATCCATATGTACCTCAATTCTCCTGGCGGCGCTGTCACCGCCG GTCTTGCTATATATGATACGATGCAGTACATTCGATCTCCCATCAACACCATATGCCTAGGTCAGGCAGCATCAATGGCATCTCTACTTCTAGCTGCTGGAGCCAAGGGTGAGAGACGTTCTCTCCTACTTCTAGCTGCTGGAGCCAAGGGTGAGAGACGTTCTCTCCCTAATGCTACAATTATGATTCATCAGCCTTCTGGTGGATACAGTGGACAG GCTAAAGATATGACAATTCACACAAAACAAATTGTTCGGGTTTGGGATGCTCTAAATGAATTATACTCAAAACATACTGGGCAATCAGTAGATATAATTCAGAAAAATATGGATAGAGATTATTTCATGACCCCTGAGGAGGCAAAAGAATTTGGGATAATTGATGAAGTTATAGATCAAAGACCTCTGTCTCTGGTGACTGATGCTGTTGCACAAGAGGACAAAGATAAGAGTTCAAACTAG
- the LOC115995938 gene encoding ATP-dependent Clp protease proteolytic subunit 2, mitochondrial-like, giving the protein MRCLITRKLWNGLSAAASLRAPPLCGQIQARYSSRRWYGLVPMVIEHSSRGERAYDIFSRLLKERIICINGPINDDTSHVVVAQLLFLESENPSKPIHMYLNSPGGAVTAGLAIYDTMQYIRSPINTICLGQAASMASLLLAAGAKGERRSLPNTHFTR; this is encoded by the exons ATGCGCTGCCTCATTACGCGCAAGCTCTGGAATGGGCTCTCTGCCGCCGCCTCTCTGAGAGCTCCACCGCTTTGCGGCCAAATTCAGGCGCGTTACAGTTCTCGGCGGTGGTATGGACTGGTTCCGATGGTAATAGAGCACTCCTCTCGAGGGGAGAGAGCCTACGACATATTCTCGAGGCTTCTCAAGGAGCGCATAATCTGCATCAATGGCCCCATCAATGACGACACGTCCCACGTCGTTGTCGCTCAGCTCCTCTTTCTCGAGTCTGAGAACCCCTCCAAGCCCATCCATATGTACCTCAATTCTCCTGGCGGCGCTGTCACCGCCG GTCTTGCTATATATGATACGATGCAGTACATTCGATCTCCCATCAACACCATATGCCTAGGTCAGGCAGCATCAATGGCATCTCTACTTCTAGCTGCTGGAGCCAAGGGTGAGAGACGTTCTCTCCCNAACACCCACTTCACCAGGTAA
- the LOC115996214 gene encoding ATP-dependent Clp protease proteolytic subunit 2, mitochondrial-like isoform X2, which translates to MRCLITRKLWNGLSAAASLRAPPLCGQIQARYSSRRWYGLVPMVIEHSSRGERAYDIFSRLLKERIICINGPINDDTSHVVVAQLLFLESENPSKPIHMYLNSPGGAVTAGLAIYDTMQYIRSPINTICLGQAASMASLLLAAGAKGERRSLPNATIMIHQPSGGYSGQAKDMTIHTKQIVRVWDALNELYSKHTGQSVDIIQKNMDRDYFMTPEEAKEFGIIDEVIDQRPLSLVTDAVAQEDKDKSSN; encoded by the exons ATGCGCTGCCTCATTACGCGCAAGCTCTGGAATGGGCTCTCTGCCGCCGCCTCTCTGAGAGCTCCACCGCTTTGCGGCCAAATTCAGGCGCGTTACAGTTCTCGGCGGTGGTATGGACTGGTTCCGATGGTAATAGAGCACTCCTCTCGAGGGGAGAGAGCCTACGACATATTCTCGAGGCTTCTCAAGGAGCGCATAATCTGCATCAATGGCCCCATCAATGACGACACGTCCCACGTCGTTGTCGCTCAGCTCCTCTTTCTCGAGTCTGAGAACCCCTCCAAGCCCATCCATATGTACCTCAATTCTCCTGGCGGCGCTGTCACCGCCG GTCTTGCTATATATGATACGATGCAGTACATTCGATCTCCCATCAACACCATATGCCTAGGTCAGGCAGCATCAATGGCATCTCTACTTCTAGCTGCTGGAGCCAAGG GTGAGAGACGTTCTCTCCCTAATGCTACAATTATGATTCATCAGCCTTCTGGTGGATACAGTGGACAG GCTAAAGATATGACAATTCACACAAAACAAATTGTTCGGGTTTGGGATGCTCTAAATGAATTATACTCAAAACATACTGGGCAATCAGTAGATATAATTCAGAAAAATATGGATAGAGATTATTTCATGACCCCTGAGGAGGCAAAAGAATTTGGGATAATTGATGAAGTTATAGATCAAAGACCTCTGTCTCTGGTGACTGATGCTGTTGCACAAGAGGACAAAGATAAGAGTTCAAACTAG